A genomic region of Papaver somniferum cultivar HN1 chromosome 7, ASM357369v1, whole genome shotgun sequence contains the following coding sequences:
- the LOC113300511 gene encoding receptor-like protein 53 → MAFKSSIQISSILLFICFATFSLTTKACQPTDKAALLDFKSLINQDPTKLLKTWNASTDCCIQWEGVACGSNGRVVNLTRPGLYSTDDSIFDTFMNGTISPSLGNLEFLRFLDLSNLKQLVGTIPPTLGKLSHLTDFFLDTNQLEGQIPASFQRLTKLRRMYLSDNRLSGPVPTSMLLQMSSLSELGLFNNRLSGGIPSSIQNLVSLTKIDIHGNQFSGSIPSTIGSLKQLNYVDLSANKFSGIIPQSIGELSKLNLLYLFQNKLSGNLPSSFSGLSSLKFCRLEDNKLTGGLPSSIGKMTLQRLVLDNNMLSGELPASIGNLTNLDNLSLKNNGFTGNIPSSFSNLNVLTLDLSHNKLTGKIPPFKNAFPASSFEGNSGLCGSPLPSCKTA, encoded by the coding sequence ATGGCATTCAAAAGTAGCATTCAGATCAGCTCTATTCTTCTCTTCATCTGTTTTGCGACATTTTCTTTGACAACAAAAGCATGTCAACCAACTGATAAAGCAGCTCTGCTCGATTTCAAGAGTTTGATCAACCAAGATCCAACTAAATTGTTGAAGACTTGGAATGCATCCACCGATTGTTGCATCCAGTGGGAAGGTGTTGCTTGTGGTTCTAACGGTCGTGTCGTGAACTTAACACGCCCTGGATTGTATTCCACTGATGATTCCATCTTCGATACGTTCATGAACGGAACGATTTCTCCGTCTTTGGGGAATCTTGAGTTTCTTCGCTTCTTAGACTTGAGTAACCTTAAGCAGTTAGTGGGAACAATTCCTCCTACACTTGGAAAATTATCACACCTTACTGATTTTTTCCTTGATACCAACCAACTGGAGGGTCAAATTCCTGCCTCATTTCAAAGACTTACGAAACTCAGAAGGATGTACCTCAGTGATAATCGTCTATCCGGGCCAGTTCCGACCTCCATGCTCCTACAAATGTCTTCGCTTTCAGAACTAGGTTTATTCAATAATCGGCTATCTGGTGGAATTCCATCCTCAATCCAAAACTTAGTTTCATTAACTAAGATTGATATCCATGGGAACCAATTCTCAGGTAGTATACCAAGTACCATTGGTTCACTCAAGCAGTTGAACTATGTAGACTTATCGGCGAATAAGTTTTCCGGAATCATTCCTCAATCCATTGGAGAACTATCCAAACTTAACTTACTCTATCTCTTCCAAAACAAGCTCTCCGGAAACCTTCCAAGTTCATTCTCAGGGCTCAGCTCTCTTAAATTTTGTCGGCTAGAAGACAACAAACTGACAGGTGGTTTACCTTCGTCCATCGGTAAAATGACACTCCAACGGTTAGTCCTCGATAACAACATGTTATCAGGCGAATTACCTGCCAGTATTGGTAATCTTACAAACCTTGATAATTTAAGCTTGAAAAACAATggatttacaggtaatattccgtCGAGTTTTAGCAACCTCAATGTTTTAACTCTTGATCTGTCACACAACAAGTTGACAGGTAAAATCCCTCCATTTAAGAATGCATTTCCCGCATCTTCTTTTGAGGGTAACTCTGGCTTGTGTGGTTCTCCACTCCCTTCTTGTAAAACTGCCTAG